One genomic window of Stieleria sp. JC731 includes the following:
- a CDS encoding sulfatase-like hydrolase/transferase: MIVADDLGYGETGMMGNREIPTPNIDSLADRGIRCTSGYVTSSYCSPSRAGLLTGRYQSRFGYDQNPTGARNLLPDSGLPLTETTFVEQLRNSGYKTGLVGKWHLGAVADLHPMQRGFESFYGFLHEGHFYVPGSVEHPDSFANVMTMVRDKSLDAGSVLQDGNFVRGNYAPINEPAYDQDNPILRGKDVIEESRYLTEAISDESVEFIKQNHESPFCLMVCYNAVHSPMQAPLEDCEALKRIEDVQRRIFAGMLVSMDRGIGQLLDAIDEHSLRRNTMIVFLSDNGGPTKELTSSNKPLAGGKGTLYEGGVRIPMVWSFPDRLPEGVVEQRPILSLDIAATALDVAGLPIPENVDGVSLMSWIDSPLAKGHETIFWRMQRGKKALRSGNWKVVSPGESQPFELYHLASDIGEERDLAAKQPEKLSELINRWQSFNRQMPPLK, translated from the coding sequence TGGCTATGTGACGTCATCCTATTGCAGCCCTTCGCGTGCCGGTTTGTTGACTGGGCGTTATCAGTCACGATTCGGATATGACCAGAACCCGACAGGGGCTCGAAACCTGTTGCCGGATTCCGGATTGCCATTGACCGAGACAACGTTCGTCGAACAACTGCGAAACTCTGGCTACAAGACGGGCTTGGTTGGTAAGTGGCATCTCGGGGCTGTTGCGGATCTGCACCCGATGCAGCGAGGCTTCGAATCGTTTTATGGCTTTTTGCACGAAGGGCATTTTTATGTCCCAGGATCGGTTGAGCATCCCGATTCGTTCGCCAACGTGATGACGATGGTACGCGATAAGTCTTTGGATGCCGGTTCAGTGCTCCAGGACGGCAACTTCGTTCGAGGCAACTACGCACCAATCAACGAGCCGGCTTACGATCAAGACAATCCGATCTTGCGCGGCAAAGATGTGATTGAAGAGTCTCGCTACCTGACTGAAGCGATCTCGGACGAATCTGTTGAGTTCATCAAGCAGAACCACGAGTCTCCGTTCTGCCTGATGGTTTGCTACAACGCGGTTCATAGTCCAATGCAAGCGCCACTGGAGGACTGCGAAGCGTTGAAGCGGATTGAGGATGTCCAGCGACGAATCTTTGCGGGAATGTTGGTGTCCATGGATCGTGGTATCGGGCAACTGCTTGATGCGATCGATGAGCATAGCTTGCGGCGAAACACCATGATCGTGTTCCTAAGCGACAATGGCGGGCCGACCAAAGAGCTGACCAGCAGCAACAAGCCACTCGCCGGCGGGAAAGGAACGCTCTATGAAGGCGGGGTTCGGATTCCAATGGTCTGGAGCTTTCCGGATCGACTTCCCGAAGGTGTTGTCGAGCAACGACCGATCCTAAGTCTGGACATCGCCGCAACGGCACTGGATGTCGCGGGCTTGCCAATTCCGGAGAACGTCGATGGCGTCAGTCTGATGAGCTGGATCGATTCTCCGCTGGCGAAAGGTCACGAAACGATTTTTTGGCGGATGCAACGCGGCAAAAAGGCCCTGCGGAGCGGTAACTGGAAAGTCGTTTCACCGGGCGAGAGCCAGCCCTTTGAGCTCTACCACCTGGCAAGCGACATTGGCGAAGAACGTGACCTGGCCGCCAAACAACCGGAAAAGCTAAGTGAGCTAATCAATCGCTGGCAATCCTTCAATCGTCAAATGCCACCGCTGAAGTAG